In one Komagataeibacter sp. FNDCR2 genomic region, the following are encoded:
- a CDS encoding response regulator: MQADQPLRILVAEDDAALSVMLVYNLEAAGHAVMPVDNGVDALREVAEWKPDLVLLDWMMPGLSGVDLCRRLRMATATRYLPVIMLTARGEEQDSIRALDLGADDYLVKPCGMDVLHARVRAVMRRSRGRVADPVAAQPSDELAFADITLDHGARRVTRAGSALALGPTEYRILLHLMRNPRRVFSRAEILAAAWDDRIHVEERTVDVHIRRLRMALNATGGADLIRTVRSSGYMLDDGKVD, translated from the coding sequence GTGCAGGCTGACCAGCCGCTCCGTATCCTTGTGGCGGAGGATGATGCTGCCCTGTCCGTCATGCTGGTCTATAATCTCGAGGCCGCCGGTCACGCCGTCATGCCGGTGGATAATGGCGTGGACGCGCTGCGGGAAGTGGCGGAATGGAAGCCCGACCTCGTGCTGCTGGACTGGATGATGCCGGGCCTGTCGGGGGTGGATCTGTGCCGCAGGCTGCGCATGGCCACCGCGACGCGCTACCTGCCCGTCATCATGCTGACCGCGCGGGGGGAGGAACAGGATTCCATCCGCGCGCTTGACCTTGGCGCGGATGACTATCTGGTCAAGCCCTGCGGGATGGATGTGCTGCACGCCCGCGTGCGGGCCGTCATGCGCCGCAGCCGGGGCCGCGTGGCGGATCCTGTCGCGGCCCAGCCATCCGATGAACTGGCCTTTGCCGACATCACCCTTGACCACGGGGCGCGGCGCGTGACCCGCGCGGGAAGCGCGCTGGCGCTGGGACCGACGGAATATCGCATCCTGCTGCATCTGATGCGCAACCCACGCCGGGTGTTCTCACGCGCTGAAATACTGGCCGCCGCATGGGATGACCGCATCCATGTGGAGGAACGCACGGTGGATGTGCATATCCGCAGGCTGCGCATGGCGCTGAACGCCACGGGGGGGGCGGACCTGATCCGCACGGTGCGCTCCAGCGGCTATATGCTTGATGACGGGAAAGTGGACTGA
- the phoU gene encoding phosphate signaling complex protein PhoU: MGQESAHIVRSYEQELEHLRSMMARMGGLVERQTSQAVAAIADRDENAAGVASDLDPQVDTLERDVEAMVIRILALRSPVAGDLREVVSALKITGDMERIGDCAASIARRSLRAELLASRVSVSGLRGMGRLVQDNLRRAIDAMSQRNADLAREVWQSDTAVDELYNAMFRELVTYMMEDPRNIGPCTHLLFIAKNLERIGDHATNIAERVYYTATGEILPVVRPRGGFSGQGN; encoded by the coding sequence GTGGGACAGGAATCGGCACACATCGTACGCAGCTACGAGCAGGAACTGGAGCATCTGCGTTCCATGATGGCGCGCATGGGCGGGCTGGTGGAACGGCAGACATCGCAGGCCGTCGCCGCCATTGCCGACCGTGACGAAAACGCCGCCGGTGTCGCCTCCGACCTTGACCCGCAGGTCGATACGCTTGAACGCGATGTGGAGGCCATGGTCATACGCATCCTCGCCCTGCGCTCCCCGGTGGCGGGGGATCTGCGCGAAGTGGTCTCCGCGCTCAAGATCACGGGGGACATGGAACGCATTGGCGACTGCGCCGCCTCCATCGCGCGGCGTTCGCTGCGGGCGGAACTTCTGGCGTCGCGCGTTTCGGTAAGCGGGCTACGGGGCATGGGGCGGCTGGTGCAGGACAACCTGCGCCGCGCCATCGACGCCATGAGCCAGCGCAACGCCGATCTCGCGCGTGAAGTCTGGCAGTCCGACACGGCGGTGGATGAACTGTACAACGCCATGTTCCGCGAACTGGTCACCTACATGATGGAAGACCCGCGCAATATCGGGCCGTGCACGCACCTGCTGTTCATCGCCAAGAACCTTGAGCGCATCGGCGACCACGCCACCAACATCGCCGAGCGTGTCTATTATACCGCAACGGGCGAGATCCTGCCCGTTGTCCGGCCGCGTGGCGGGTTTTCAGGACAGGGGAACTGA